Proteins found in one Erythrobacter sp. 3-20A1M genomic segment:
- a CDS encoding type II toxin-antitoxin system RelB/DinJ family antitoxin, whose product MSTKPTTTIRIDQEVKRRANEVFDEIGISMSAGINTFLKAVVREGTMPFEIRTERSTPQKKCRNATLNHAFIVKKDEFYTQYEDVAKEIVKHGDKLRGKTVLCNCDDPFESAFFRYFALHFNKIGLAKLISTSYAGSPLAGKEYPLEEDTSAYEAVVTEVPDEPLVRPDSSLDLEALFALPGNSLVHLDGDGDFRSRECVALLEQADVVATNPPFSLFREYIGQLVQHEKDFIILGNMNAATCREVFPLFSENRVWYGESIRSGDRKFYVPDSYPLNAANCGVDEKGRRFIRVKGVRWFTNLDNNRRHEPIELTRHYDPSEYPRYENYDAIEVARTQNIPLDYEGLMGVPITFLDKYSPDQFEIVMLANGNARTNVPSATLEAVGYQPHPEDRGGVGIINGKRVYARILIRKRSS is encoded by the coding sequence ATGTCGACTAAACCAACCACGACGATACGCATTGACCAAGAAGTAAAGAGGCGCGCGAACGAGGTCTTTGACGAGATCGGCATCAGTATGTCAGCCGGAATCAACACCTTCCTGAAAGCCGTGGTTCGTGAGGGCACCATGCCGTTCGAGATAAGAACCGAACGTTCAACACCACAAAAAAAATGCCGGAATGCGACACTCAATCACGCGTTCATTGTCAAAAAAGACGAATTCTACACGCAGTACGAAGATGTTGCCAAAGAAATCGTCAAGCACGGTGATAAGCTAAGGGGCAAGACCGTGCTCTGTAACTGCGATGACCCATTTGAGTCCGCATTCTTCCGGTATTTCGCGCTTCATTTCAACAAGATTGGATTGGCCAAGCTTATATCAACCTCTTACGCAGGCTCGCCATTGGCCGGTAAAGAATATCCGCTGGAGGAAGACACTAGCGCCTATGAGGCGGTTGTGACCGAGGTGCCTGACGAACCCCTCGTACGGCCAGACAGTTCACTAGACTTGGAAGCTCTGTTCGCCTTGCCAGGCAACTCTCTAGTGCACCTTGATGGTGATGGAGATTTCCGCTCACGGGAATGCGTGGCATTGCTTGAGCAAGCTGACGTGGTAGCCACAAACCCACCCTTCAGTCTCTTCCGCGAGTATATTGGGCAACTGGTGCAGCACGAGAAAGATTTCATAATCTTAGGAAACATGAACGCGGCGACGTGCAGAGAGGTATTCCCCCTCTTTAGTGAGAACAGGGTCTGGTACGGAGAATCCATTCGCTCTGGCGACCGGAAATTTTATGTGCCCGACAGCTACCCGCTAAATGCCGCCAACTGCGGTGTTGACGAAAAGGGCAGACGCTTCATCAGGGTCAAGGGCGTCCGTTGGTTCACGAACTTGGATAACAATCGCCGGCACGAGCCGATAGAGCTTACTCGCCACTACGATCCAAGTGAGTATCCGCGATACGAAAACTATGATGCCATCGAAGTTGCGCGCACTCAGAACATACCTCTGGATTATGAGGGCTTGATGGGTGTGCCAATCACATTCCTCGACAAATACAGTCCGGACCAATTCGAAATTGTCATGCTGGCAAACGGCAATGCGCGCACCAATGTGCCGTCGGCGACTCTTGAAGCGGTGGGCTATCAGCCGCACCCTGAAGACCGAGGGGGCGTCGGCATCATTAATGGCAAGAGGGTCTATGCGCGAATCCTGATCCGCAAAAGATCATCATGA
- a CDS encoding AlpA family transcriptional regulator, whose translation MSNTERIIRLKTVLDRTGLSRSTIYRKIAEGTFPSQVKISVHGAGWHESAINRWIADPAHYREEEPAE comes from the coding sequence ATGTCCAATACCGAACGCATTATCCGTCTGAAGACCGTGCTCGACCGCACCGGTCTTTCCCGCTCCACCATCTACCGCAAGATCGCCGAGGGCACATTCCCGTCACAGGTAAAGATCAGCGTACATGGCGCAGGATGGCATGAATCAGCCATCAACCGCTGGATCGCCGATCCCGCTCACTACCGTGAAGAGGAACCGGCGGAATGA
- a CDS encoding helix-turn-helix domain-containing protein, translated as MSGQQSVEPICVRVNDAARMIGVGRTKLYELISSGELETVKIGKATRITTASLHKLVEQCRASD; from the coding sequence ATGAGCGGCCAACAATCCGTCGAGCCCATCTGCGTCCGGGTCAATGACGCTGCTCGCATGATCGGTGTCGGGCGTACAAAGCTCTATGAATTGATCTCCAGCGGCGAACTCGAAACGGTCAAGATCGGCAAGGCAACGCGCATTACGACAGCCAGTTTGCATAAGCTGGTTGAGCAGTGTCGGGCGTCGGATTGA
- a CDS encoding PepSY-associated TM helix domain-containing protein, which yields MGSEPDRAAFAGGGSATAGRKRRGFSAFWTRQFHTWHWMSSAICLVVMLLFAITGITLNHAGDIEASPQVASREATMPASVLKTLRQRSNESVPPAAMQWLDDEFDVDLAGRAPEWSADELYIALPRPGGDGWVSVDLETGLVIHEDTDRGTIAWLNDLHKGRDTGPAWAWFIDIFAVACIVFCATGFLLLQLHARRRPSTWPIVAAGVVIPILLLVFLMH from the coding sequence ATGGGATCGGAACCGGACAGGGCGGCCTTCGCGGGCGGGGGAAGCGCGACCGCTGGGCGTAAGCGACGCGGCTTCTCCGCCTTCTGGACCCGGCAATTCCACACCTGGCACTGGATGAGCAGCGCTATCTGCCTGGTCGTGATGCTGCTGTTTGCGATCACGGGCATTACGCTCAACCATGCCGGCGATATCGAAGCCTCTCCGCAGGTCGCATCGCGCGAAGCGACCATGCCGGCTTCTGTGCTCAAGACCTTGCGGCAGCGTTCGAATGAGAGCGTCCCGCCGGCCGCGATGCAGTGGCTCGACGACGAATTCGATGTGGACCTGGCGGGCCGCGCCCCTGAGTGGAGCGCGGACGAGCTCTACATCGCCCTGCCGCGACCGGGCGGCGACGGCTGGGTATCGGTCGATCTGGAAACCGGGCTCGTCATCCACGAGGATACCGACCGCGGCACGATCGCGTGGCTGAACGATCTGCACAAGGGACGGGATACCGGGCCTGCCTGGGCCTGGTTCATCGATATCTTCGCGGTCGCCTGCATTGTGTTCTGCGCGACCGGATTTTTGTTGTTGCAGCTTCATGCCCGGCGGCGCCCCTCGACCTGGCCGATCGTCGCGGCGGGGGTCGTGATCCCGATTCTGCTGCTCGTCTTCCTGATGCACTGA